The sequence gttttttctctccctgtacCAGAATGCCAGTGGTTAGCAGAAGCAGAGTAAACCAGATCATCCTTCACAGATTACTTTGGAGTATGACATTTCTCTAACTTGTGTAGGGATATGTATTTCTTTTGAgatactcacactcagacaagtAATAGCCTACAAAATATGGCAAGTACTGTATGATGCATTCCAAGGACTGATTTCTGTTTCACTGAATTCTCTAACTTTCCCGTACTGCTCCATTTTCCGTTTTAttgttaatgtaatgtatttgtgtCTTGACACCAAATCAGCAGTAAACTCAATTGTCCAATATTCTTCTTTTTGACCATTTATTTCAACACATTGTTTATATGGATGAATATGATGAATGTGCTGTGCGGAAAACCATTTTGACATAGGAGACTTGTGTGATGGCAAGTGAAGGGTATGATAAATGATAAACTATGCCGATTTGTCTGTGCTCaccttaaaataaaaacacaacttAGAACAACTTAAAAATCAATAGAACAACATTCTTTACATTTGTAATTGTATTAGTATTTGATCAGACATAatgacacaaaatgaaaagctgcACTATATTTATCAAATAAGAAAATTATAAAGCAGTAATAAAGAAATATCAATTAGAATATACAATAACCTgttagcaacaacaacaaaaaattgcactaaaaaaaggggaaaaaatactAGCTTGAAATTTCTCTGAGGGAGACATTTGGTGTGTCAAATCTGTATCAGACTGACACACAATTATGAGGTCATCACACctaaaaataacaaaactaaaaaGTTTAAAGAACTATTTCAAACAATACGCTGCAAAATAATCCAGGCCTAAATTCCACACCACAAGAGTACAGCCTGGCCAACTTGCAGCTGGTTAAAAATCATGTATGAAACTGACATGAATGTCAGCCAGCAAAGAACCAAGAATATTCAGGGATAAGGTTCCAGTTCTAATGACTTTCTGTGTGCGTTGTGTTCTCTTGTACTCTCAAAATGGTCTCTCACATTACCCGCCTGAGAAGAAGTAGCACAACAAATCAAGCTAGTTGAAACCATGTCGCTAGCATGAACATAACAGTGCCGTGTGCATCCTCATTCAGTCTCATGCCTATGGTTTGGGCTTGATGATGAACTGCTTGCTTTTCTTGCCCAGTATATTTGATGCAGTGCATGTGTACGTCCCAGGCCGTAGGGTGGATGACGTTAGAACTGGTTGatcctccatcttctccaggGAAAGGGCAGCGGTGCTCCAGGTGTAGGCTGGCGGGGGGTTCCCCATGGCCGTGCAGTTTAGCGAGGCCTCTTCCCCTTTGCTCAGCTCCAGGGTCTCGTCTTCAGGGTGGGAGAATGAAGGAGCGTCTGGAGCATGGTGAACATATGTGCACGCATGTGGGcaagggtgcacacacacatatgcacaggtacacacacagatcacatacacacaaacaaacgcacagatacacacatatagacgcAATCAcccatacacatgtacacacaaagaaacacagagttgggggggggggggtgagagagattaACCACTGACATGACAGATTTGCAGAAAAAACGCATAAATAATGCTGTACATAATATTTAAGTAATCAATCATATCAAAAGCGAATCCATAGTATTCAGTCCTGCATTCTCCAGCAGACAAAGTTCACAACGTTACTCACAATGTACAGTGATATCTAGAGGTTTTGAGGTCACACTGGGAGGAGGCCGTGGCCCGTCGACTCCCAGGTCCAGCTCGGCTGTACACCTGTACTGGACCCCATGATCAGCCACGGTAGGGgtgatgaggagggaggaggacacTTGGACTGGTGTGGTCGGTGACAGGTCGGCGAACGAGTGGTTGTAAACTTCTGTCTGACCTCTGTACCACCTCAATGTGAGATACTGCACCGGAGCTATGTTCTGCACCTCACACAACAGCTGATATTCCTTCCCCTCCACCATAGTACCTGTGTGGTTCAGGCTGATAGACACACTGTCTGGGCTttctgagaagaaaaaaatgtaatgcagTACATTGTGGTCATCATTCACTTCTTCATAATCACTTAATCTGGGACAGTTCAATTGAAGTAAATTTAACTTAAATTAGCATTAACGGCATTGGCTACAGTGTATACATATCACGTAAGTATTGTATCATAAACTCACTGTAAAGGACGAGGTTAAGTTTCTCCTCACACTGCCTGGGTGCAGTGAAAAACACACCGTAGCAGATCGGCTCTTCAATCCAGTCGATCAGGCTGTCCACTTTCCACTGAACTGTAAGGtcattctgcgtgtgtgtggcgccGACAGCTGACTCCCAGCCTAACACACGGACCGGCCGAGAGGCCACGCAGTTGACCGTCACGGTCTCTCCGAAGGCCACCACAACTCTGGAAGGCCTCAGCTCAAGAGAGCAACTGTCACCTGCGAGAGCTGCGTAGATAGGCTACATTGATATTCTTCATCACCTTCTAGTTCCTCAGCGATATCAGTGACCGAGGTGACCATCAACATACACGACCTAGATAAGTGCACTGCACTGTTTACAAAATATGTCGGCTGACATTACTGTAAAGTCTAAAACTCACGCTAAAAGGGATGTTTTATTTATCAGATTTTAAAACTGCAAGGCCTGTGGTCGGCCTACATACCACAATGCTACATTCATGCTCTGATTGGACCCAACCGATTGAAGTTACACAATCCCATTAACTGAAATTCCTAAAGTAGGCTATGCTGTCTTGGATGAAAGATTAGGCTACGTTACAATTCTGTCTTATGCTTCAAAAGACCATTCACAAATGAAAGCGAAATTCCTATAGGCTATAAATTAAGCAATTTAAGATTATTTAAGTAAACTGAAAAACTATGAGGCTACTCAAGGACCATGAGTTTTTCTATCCTTGGTATTTCTATTAACGTCAAACTAAATGTAATAGTTATTCCGTTAGAAAAAGCCTTCTTGCACACAAACGAATTGCGGACATCTCACCTGTGCAGAACATGCAGACTATATAAAGGCATCTCAAAGTGTTCCTCTCCATCTTGATTGAGATTTCGCCTCGCTCTGCTGTGATTCCGGTTGAAAAGCGAGCGGAATTCCGACTTTGTCCTGCTTGGCAACGTCATGGACCCTGGCTAACAAAAGCCCCCCTTCCCAGGGACTTTCGCTCTCATCTCAGTGTTAGGCTAAAGGCCCATGAAGGGGGATCTCAGGCCCAAGCCATATAGAAAGccgctctccctgcagcatAGTAATGTTTCCCATTCCCCGCTTTCCCAACCCCCACACTGTGCGCCGTTACAAACAAGAGGGAGGGTCCTTTCaataccacaaaaaaaaaaaaaacttgtgtaTGACCACAGGAGTAACACTGACTGAGTGTGGTACTATAGACAGCATGTGATAAACTTAATGAATGAAGACATGGTTATTGGTGCATGGATGGAAAGCAGGACGGAGGGAAAGACTGACAGCTGTCAACCACGGAATGACATGCCAGCATGAAACACTGTCTCAGTCATACATCCTTGTGAATTTACAGCAGCACTGAGTGTAGACAGAAAAGATGCCTCTGAAAGGTCAGAAGCAAGAGGTCAGTGTGCTTTCTGCAGGCCTTCTCTGCACCAAACTGAACAACTGTTAACAGCTGTttctgggtgtgtctgtcttgaACATAAAATATGAACAGAGCCTCTAGCCTCAAATGAATGCAGCATTGTATTCTCCAAAAAAAACTTGAGGAGCTGACCTAAGTTATACAGCCATTTAATTACCATACCATTCAAGGTTGAACTTTCAAAGAGTTTGTCTATCAGTGTTATATCATATCTCATgaaaagacacactgtgtgaAACCATCTCCAAAGTCAAATTCAAAGTCAAAGCCCTTATTTGTTTTACGTGGGGCTAATTCCAGGGCCATGTACTCTGGCATGCTGTCCCAGCCCTGACTGCAGCCTGCAGAGGTTGTTATGGCAACCCTTATCCggtctacacaaacacagttactTGGCAGTGCTTGTTCGCCACAGTCCTTCAGCAACTGAACACCTAACACAAAAGACAAGCATGGCTCTGACACCATGTTTGTAGCTATTAGCATAAATACAGAGATACAACCTCGTACAGTTTTGGATTATAATGTTTAGTCTAACCCTGTCATGCATAGTATGGTGTTTACATTCAGAAGAAAAAgttcacatatacagtatattctgtTTGACAGCTTTAATTTTTCTTTCACTTTGTGTACTTTCCATTTCCAGTGTTGTCACATAAAGTAGATCATCTGGCACAACCTGATAAACAGCGTCATAAGAAAGTACTAGCAAATACCCTTTACAGCAGACGTTACGGTAAACAGCAACACACTTTTAAATCTGTGCAAAATAATGTAGGCAAGGTTTGTGTAATTGGTGCGCAAAAAGACACGAAGTACATACGTGTTAAATTATCACATTTGTTACACTGATGAAgaatcaaatacattttggtACAGGTTTCATTAAATTGCTTGTACTGGATCTATTCAGGTTCCCTGAATGCATGATTGCAATAGTTAAAGGTATGACTGAAGGCAATACCAGTTTATTTCTTACGCATTTGGAATCGACCTAAACAGAGATTCCCTGGAAAATAACACTGATGTGAAACatacagggaaaaaaaaaaaaaatctttatcaCTGTAGGAAGACACCAGTGGCGGCTTTGGGGAATCACAGTTCACGTTGTCATACCAAGAGATCTGAAATCATCGCTTATTCTGCTCAGACTTTTGGACACCTTtactgtgtgtcttatgtgaatCAGTGACTAGCTAGCGTTTGCCTGCCTGTTATGTCTGGGTCCACCATCTGCATATATGGCGTGAGTACCAACAAGATGTCATGACTGCCCATCGCTACACTATTCTCAAAATGCCATTGAACCCTAGAGACACCCAATGTCAAGGGGCTTAAATGCCATGGGCtttgatgagaaaaaaaaataatattagaACATGACGACCTGCGAGAAATTACTGCTGAACAAAGTCGTTCAGTTTCCCAATTGTGGCCCACTTTTTAGTCCAAAATATTGATTTGAACAAAAAGAGTTAAGTAATGTGAATACAATATTACATATTTAGATTACGCTCTTTTTTCACGACATTTCAAAGAAGGCTTGGCTTCTCATGTACTCCTACAGCAGTCACCTCTGGAAAACATATTCAGTCCATAAGGTCCCCAAGTGGAATCTCTACAAACATTCAGTTGAAATGATCTTTCATTTCTTTATCGGTGGGAtgagaagaaaataaataaaaaacacaaagatcTGCAAAAAGCAGTACAAGATATGATATATCAGGTTAGAAAAAAATACAACCTCGGGCCTGCAAtagcaaaaatgtaaaaatgttttcttgGTTGCTTTCTGTGCAATGTCTTTCTCAGAATTTGAATCAAATAGAACAAAACAGGTCCGAACAGCAGGGACATTGTAACTGCTCAAGTCAGGGGAAACTCTGAAAATCTAAACATACAGACAGTATAACAAAGCTTGACGCAAGTCTCCTTCGGACAAGatataaatgcatttttacATTTGCCAAGCCGGCTGGTGTTTTTTACAGAATATGTGAAAAAGTCAGCCCAATCACACGTGGTGGGCGAGATCTAAATATTTGTCCTCTTCTGAAGGCTCCAGGCACAGCCCCATGTTTAAAGCACACCACCTGCCTTCTGGATTCTTCTCACTTTTACTTTCACAATACGTGAGCCCCACGTGGACTACATCTGGACTCCCGTGCTCCTGGACTACCcagtgtctgatgtgtgtgagcatggtaGAGGAACATGCCTATCAGAGCTTTATTACATCctaaagagaaagggaaagggtcCATCTCCACTCATATAGAGATTAGCCCACTTGTGGACTGATAACGAAAGCAATCACATGCGTGACAATCACAGTGCgtgtggtgctgtggtgtgcaCTGATATTCCAGAAAAAACAGCTCAGTCTGTCTACACACCCCTCTCCAATTCCACCATGTAAGTGATCAAGCAGATGCAGATCAAGAGTAACATGAACAGCCATAGAAAACCCAGGTCACTCAAAGGAGTGAATACAT is a genomic window of Clupea harengus chromosome 1, Ch_v2.0.2, whole genome shotgun sequence containing:
- the LOC116222287 gene encoding hemicentin-2-like, with product MERNTLRCLYIVCMFCTALAGDSCSLELRPSRVVVAFGETVTVNCVASRPVRVLGWESAVGATHTQNDLTVQWKVDSLIDWIEEPICYGVFFTAPRQCEEKLNLVLYKSPDSVSISLNHTGTMVEGKEYQLLCEVQNIAPVQYLTLRWYRGQTEVYNHSFADLSPTTPVQVSSSLLITPTVADHGVQYRCTAELDLGVDGPRPPPSVTSKPLDITVHYAPSFSHPEDETLELSKGEEASLNCTAMGNPPPAYTWSTAALSLEKMEDQPVLTSSTLRPGTYTCTASNILGKKSKQFIIKPKP